A genomic stretch from Halorhodospira halophila SL1 includes:
- a CDS encoding DsbC family protein has translation MRRESTSARAPRIRTARRAARVLVFGGCMGAATASVGMMPEEIAETLEAMPEEDLIVYEPEEGEAEHSVTVFTDVTCPHCQDLHAELDAYLEQGIRVRYAAFALSDASRALMDQVWCSDDRHEALEAAKSGEEPEAGACDASPVEDHQEVAQQIGVPGTPTMATPGGELSFRLTPEDLADLLEQEAH, from the coding sequence ATGCGCAGGGAGTCGACGAGCGCCCGCGCGCCGCGCATTCGGACGGCACGCCGTGCCGCCCGGGTGCTGGTGTTCGGGGGATGCATGGGCGCGGCCACCGCGTCGGTGGGCATGATGCCGGAAGAGATCGCCGAGACCCTTGAGGCGATGCCCGAGGAGGATCTGATCGTCTACGAACCCGAGGAGGGGGAAGCGGAGCACAGCGTGACGGTCTTCACCGATGTGACCTGTCCCCACTGCCAGGATCTCCACGCCGAGCTCGACGCGTACCTGGAACAGGGGATCCGGGTGCGGTATGCCGCCTTCGCCCTGTCCGATGCCTCCCGGGCGTTGATGGACCAGGTCTGGTGCAGCGACGACCGGCACGAGGCCCTGGAGGCGGCGAAGTCCGGTGAAGAGCCCGAGGCCGGGGCGTGCGACGCGTCACCGGTCGAGGACCACCAGGAGGTGGCGCAGCAGATCGGGGTGCCGGGTACGCCGACCATGGCCACCCCCGGGGGCGAGCTCTCCTTCCGGCTGACGCCGGAGGATCTGGCCGATCTGCTGGAGCAGGAGGCGCACTAG
- a CDS encoding type I-MYXAN CRISPR-associated protein Cas6/Cmx6 yields the protein MYWETEEEQAPELAEAVDVAFPLRGRVLPEAYAVPLADALAPRLAPLLDPGEVGIRVTHLPTSGHGWWRTPDQPILLPRRSRLVLRVARAHADAVAGLAGAGLDVAGEALELGGSRLSELPAAPTVYAHRVLGPDGGAVAESALLAAARQELAEMDIHPKRLLCGRQETLVTPDGPAVTRSLLVDGMGPEAGRRLQARGLGSGRCWGCGLFLPHKAVT from the coding sequence GTGTATTGGGAGACCGAGGAGGAGCAGGCGCCGGAGCTCGCTGAGGCGGTGGATGTGGCCTTCCCGCTGCGCGGGCGGGTGTTGCCTGAGGCCTACGCGGTGCCCCTGGCCGACGCCCTGGCACCTCGGTTGGCGCCGCTGCTCGATCCCGGGGAGGTGGGCATCCGCGTGACCCATCTGCCGACCAGTGGCCACGGCTGGTGGCGAACGCCGGATCAACCGATCCTGCTGCCACGACGCAGCCGGCTGGTCCTGCGGGTGGCCCGGGCGCATGCCGATGCGGTCGCCGGCCTGGCCGGCGCGGGACTGGATGTCGCCGGCGAGGCCCTGGAATTGGGCGGTTCCCGCTTGAGCGAACTGCCGGCGGCACCGACCGTTTACGCCCATCGGGTCCTGGGCCCGGACGGCGGCGCGGTGGCGGAGAGCGCACTGCTTGCGGCCGCCCGGCAGGAGTTGGCCGAGATGGATATCCACCCCAAGCGCCTGCTCTGCGGTCGCCAGGAGACGCTGGTGACCCCCGACGGGCCGGCAGTCACCCGCAGCCTTCTGGTGGACGGCATGGGCCCTGAGGCCGGGCGCCGGCTCCAGGCCCGCGGTCTGGGCAGCGGCCGTTGCTGGGGCTGCGGACTATTCCTTCCCCACAAGGCGGTGACCTGA
- the soxZ gene encoding thiosulfate oxidation carrier complex protein SoxZ: protein MSSIRARATLVDGIAEVRALISHPMDAPDEESGDEGHFIQEVIAEINGEKVLHAHWGPSISPNPLIQFEAEAEAGDTLTLRYTDNLGESDSHEMELS, encoded by the coding sequence ATGTCTTCGATTCGAGCACGCGCAACCCTGGTCGACGGGATAGCGGAGGTCCGCGCCCTGATCAGCCACCCCATGGATGCCCCGGACGAGGAGAGCGGGGACGAGGGGCACTTCATTCAGGAGGTGATCGCCGAGATCAACGGCGAGAAGGTCCTCCACGCCCACTGGGGGCCGAGCATCTCCCCCAACCCGCTGATCCAGTTCGAGGCTGAGGCCGAGGCCGGGGATACCCTAACGCTCCGCTACACCGACAACCTCGGCGAGAGCGACAGCCACGAGATGGAACTGAGCTGA
- a CDS encoding porin, translated as MRRTSTVAAVAGLFAWGGAASAAQAGEVSLYGQVHAGLHQFAYEDSSDVTKFTDQGRTRWGVSGQQPLDDEWTAIGQLEWSASPHLGDDDFSRRISYVGVDSPYGELVVGTVHAAYKTLGGVRWDPLVATELQQRRTGGMSGGSFGHNDFVNRAVQYVSPEMAGLQLHAQIGVEDDNQDRTLSSPDPGDADQDLQQGDVILGASYLGLPDWHFIAAVMHLDERFTDVDDVDDGDTNWKVGARWAPDAFSLAYQYESVEIIRGPGGAGRIDNLVGDPSNRVDGESTTDDDPAFYDGRFTDAVDHHALIGTYQQGRNQWVLALGHADADGDDEDVSSITGAVVHQPHEDFRVYAGVQYQSFDDAIGSAGEDPDEAADDHLTTYAIGARYDFGATF; from the coding sequence ATGAGAAGGACATCGACCGTGGCGGCTGTGGCGGGACTGTTTGCATGGGGCGGTGCGGCGTCGGCGGCACAGGCCGGCGAGGTCAGCCTTTATGGGCAGGTCCACGCCGGCCTGCACCAGTTCGCCTACGAGGACTCTTCCGACGTCACCAAATTCACGGACCAGGGGCGGACGCGCTGGGGCGTTTCCGGGCAGCAGCCCCTGGACGACGAGTGGACGGCCATCGGCCAACTGGAGTGGAGCGCCAGCCCGCACCTGGGGGACGACGATTTTAGTCGACGGATCAGCTACGTGGGAGTGGACAGCCCCTACGGTGAGCTGGTCGTCGGCACGGTCCACGCCGCCTACAAGACCCTCGGCGGCGTGCGCTGGGATCCGCTGGTGGCCACCGAGCTGCAGCAGCGGCGCACCGGCGGGATGTCCGGCGGCTCCTTCGGCCACAACGATTTCGTCAACCGCGCGGTGCAGTACGTCAGCCCGGAGATGGCCGGGCTGCAGCTGCACGCCCAGATCGGGGTGGAGGACGACAACCAGGACCGGACGCTGTCGAGCCCCGATCCGGGTGATGCGGATCAGGACCTGCAGCAGGGCGATGTCATCCTTGGTGCCAGCTACCTCGGCCTCCCTGACTGGCACTTCATCGCCGCGGTGATGCACCTCGACGAGCGGTTCACCGACGTGGATGACGTGGACGACGGCGATACCAACTGGAAGGTGGGGGCCCGCTGGGCGCCGGATGCGTTCTCTCTGGCCTACCAGTACGAGTCGGTGGAGATCATCCGCGGGCCCGGGGGCGCCGGCCGGATCGACAACCTAGTGGGGGATCCCTCAAACCGGGTGGACGGCGAGAGTACAACGGATGACGACCCAGCCTTCTACGACGGCCGCTTCACCGACGCGGTGGACCACCACGCGCTGATCGGGACCTACCAGCAGGGGCGCAACCAGTGGGTGCTCGCCCTCGGTCACGCCGACGCCGATGGCGACGACGAGGACGTCAGCTCGATCACCGGCGCCGTGGTCCATCAGCCCCACGAGGATTTCCGGGTGTACGCCGGCGTGCAGTACCAGTCCTTCGACGATGCGATCGGTAGCGCCGGCGAGGATCCCGACGAGGCCGCCGACGATCACCTGACCACCTACGCCATCGGCGCCCGGTACGACTTCGGGGCGACGTTCTGA
- the soxY gene encoding thiosulfate oxidation carrier protein SoxY, which translates to MDQHHVDTQRRKILTGALGLGGVGTAVGLGVLAPSQALASWREESIMATSLEEGLNAVLGASEYEESDEIHIDAPEVAENGETVPITIDTSLPDVESITVYVPENNAPVSAVFELGGKTKPKVSQRIQMADTSDVVAVAKSNGKLYGTSRRVRVTIGGCGG; encoded by the coding sequence ATGGATCAGCATCACGTCGACACACAACGCCGCAAGATCCTGACCGGCGCCCTCGGCCTGGGAGGCGTCGGGACCGCCGTGGGGCTCGGCGTCCTCGCCCCGTCCCAGGCCCTCGCCTCGTGGCGGGAGGAGTCGATCATGGCCACCAGCCTCGAGGAGGGCCTGAACGCGGTGCTCGGCGCCAGCGAATACGAGGAGAGCGACGAGATCCACATCGACGCCCCGGAGGTGGCCGAGAACGGCGAGACGGTGCCGATCACCATCGACACCTCGCTGCCGGACGTTGAGAGCATCACCGTCTACGTCCCGGAGAACAACGCCCCGGTCTCGGCCGTCTTTGAACTCGGCGGCAAGACCAAGCCCAAGGTCTCGCAGCGGATCCAGATGGCCGACACCTCGGACGTCGTGGCGGTGGCCAAGAGCAACGGCAAGCTCTACGGCACCAGCCGCCGGGTCCGGGTCACCATCGGCGGCTGCGGCGGCTGA
- a CDS encoding NAD(P)/FAD-dependent oxidoreductase, with protein MSKRLTRRDFMRLAGLGTAGAGLGLAGCAPTGPDANGRIEGRVVVVGGGSGGATTARYLKHHAPELEVTLIEPNESYYTCYGGNWYLGGFRELRTLRHGYHTLRDDYGIEVIHDRARDIDLDGHRVVTAENGRISYDRLVVAPGIAFDWDRVEGMDGDDTIAVPHAWWGGAQYSILRGQIEAMEDGGTVVICPPDGPYRCPPGPYERMSLIAHYLKQHKPRAKVLALDPKDSFSKQGLFEEAWEALYGDMIEWVPAKEGGKPERIAVRERKVFTDGGDAEHRADVLNVIPPQKAGAIAERAGLTDEGGWCPVDQRTFRSTRHDDVYVVGDAAVAGDMPKSGHAANNQAKLVAASIVSELRGHEVPGFPMVNTCYSLAAPDWGVTVAAVYEYRDGEMRSVEGAGGLSPEGASREFRAREADYAPGWYASITRDIFG; from the coding sequence ATGAGCAAGCGCCTCACGAGACGAGATTTCATGCGCCTCGCCGGTCTCGGAACCGCGGGGGCCGGGCTGGGGCTGGCCGGTTGCGCTCCCACCGGGCCGGACGCCAATGGCCGCATCGAGGGGCGCGTGGTGGTGGTCGGCGGCGGCTCCGGCGGGGCCACTACCGCGCGCTACCTCAAGCACCACGCGCCGGAGCTCGAGGTCACGCTGATCGAGCCGAACGAGAGCTACTACACCTGCTACGGCGGCAACTGGTACCTGGGTGGGTTCCGCGAGCTCCGGACCCTCCGCCACGGCTACCACACGCTGCGCGACGACTACGGCATCGAGGTCATCCACGACCGCGCCCGGGATATCGATCTCGACGGCCACCGGGTGGTGACCGCCGAGAACGGCCGGATCAGCTACGATCGTCTGGTCGTGGCGCCGGGGATCGCCTTCGACTGGGATCGGGTCGAGGGGATGGACGGGGACGACACCATCGCCGTCCCCCACGCCTGGTGGGGCGGGGCGCAGTACTCCATCCTGCGCGGCCAGATTGAGGCCATGGAGGATGGGGGCACGGTCGTGATCTGCCCGCCGGACGGGCCGTACCGTTGCCCGCCGGGGCCGTACGAGCGCATGAGCCTGATCGCCCACTATCTCAAGCAGCACAAGCCGCGGGCCAAGGTGCTGGCGCTGGATCCCAAGGACAGCTTCTCCAAACAGGGCCTGTTCGAGGAGGCGTGGGAAGCGCTCTACGGTGACATGATCGAGTGGGTGCCGGCGAAGGAGGGGGGCAAGCCGGAGCGCATCGCGGTGCGGGAGCGCAAGGTCTTCACCGATGGCGGCGACGCGGAGCACCGCGCCGACGTCCTCAACGTCATCCCGCCGCAAAAGGCCGGTGCCATCGCCGAGCGGGCCGGGCTGACCGACGAGGGCGGCTGGTGCCCGGTGGATCAGCGCACCTTCCGCTCGACCCGGCACGACGACGTCTACGTGGTGGGAGATGCGGCTGTTGCCGGTGATATGCCCAAGTCCGGTCACGCCGCCAATAACCAGGCCAAGCTGGTGGCCGCGAGCATCGTTAGCGAACTGCGCGGACACGAAGTGCCCGGGTTCCCGATGGTCAACACCTGCTACAGCCTGGCGGCCCCGGACTGGGGCGTGACCGTGGCCGCGGTTTACGAGTACCGCGACGGTGAGATGCGCTCGGTGGAAGGCGCCGGCGGGTTGAGCCCCGAGGGGGCCTCGCGGGAGTTCCGGGCCCGGGAGGCGGATTACGCCCCCGGCTGGTACGCCTCGATCACCCGCGACATCTTCGGCTAA
- the soxA gene encoding sulfur oxidation c-type cytochrome SoxA, translating to MTARSPTRSTHSAGIAVTLGLCTGAAAISLLATQGAGAGEEERNIEPRPAPDGMDYHTSETWESLATEPSQGRIVEEDGEKRQIRYEFGGFPDEENEDFSEWPTHSYADDADYPEPQEADIPNDLEGDPERGRELFAKGELGPCSSCHLVPEAEIDSPGNVGTDLRTVGEWAPDKEWLYQVVYDPRVFYGEDTPMPPFGVNGMWSEEQIIDVVAYLMTLEGDEDGEPIAPEGVDRHWDPNDRPPLQPAGEHLDPFDNPGLMQAEQIAVPLWDEPAPNGESCASCHGDLEPADDLRPIGVIEDLEGVATEYPKWFDEYDRMMSLEDFLAVHAKEEQDMELPTQSQENLYMSILVHSQSNGMVYDLDDDDPNVQAAIERGEELFHRPVGQRAHACANCHTDRGGGDKWLSGRMLANIEADDTAMTNHPYWRTAQSRVWDLRTRFQWCMTPVGTNYLPGDAPEYADLETYIVSEQQGEEIIVPRYAH from the coding sequence ATGACAGCGCGCAGCCCTACACGCTCGACACACTCGGCAGGCATTGCAGTTACCCTCGGGCTCTGCACCGGTGCGGCAGCCATCAGCCTGCTGGCCACCCAGGGCGCCGGCGCAGGCGAGGAGGAGCGCAACATCGAGCCGCGCCCGGCCCCCGACGGCATGGACTACCACACCAGCGAAACCTGGGAGTCCCTCGCCACCGAACCCTCCCAGGGCCGCATCGTCGAAGAGGACGGCGAGAAACGGCAGATTCGCTACGAGTTCGGTGGTTTCCCGGACGAAGAGAACGAAGACTTCAGTGAGTGGCCCACCCACTCCTACGCCGACGACGCCGACTACCCAGAGCCTCAGGAGGCGGACATCCCCAACGACCTCGAGGGGGATCCCGAGCGCGGCCGGGAGCTGTTCGCCAAGGGCGAGCTGGGCCCCTGCTCCTCCTGCCACCTGGTCCCGGAGGCGGAGATCGACTCCCCGGGCAACGTCGGCACCGACCTGCGCACCGTGGGTGAGTGGGCTCCGGATAAAGAGTGGCTCTACCAAGTGGTCTACGACCCGCGGGTCTTCTATGGCGAGGACACCCCCATGCCGCCCTTCGGGGTCAACGGCATGTGGTCCGAAGAGCAGATCATCGATGTCGTCGCCTACCTGATGACCCTGGAGGGCGACGAGGACGGCGAGCCGATCGCCCCGGAGGGCGTGGACCGCCACTGGGACCCCAACGACCGCCCGCCCCTGCAGCCCGCCGGCGAGCACCTGGACCCGTTCGACAATCCGGGGCTGATGCAGGCCGAGCAGATCGCCGTGCCGCTCTGGGATGAGCCGGCCCCCAACGGCGAGTCCTGCGCCAGCTGCCACGGCGACCTGGAACCGGCCGACGACCTGCGTCCGATCGGCGTCATTGAGGACCTGGAGGGCGTGGCCACCGAGTACCCGAAGTGGTTCGACGAGTACGACCGAATGATGTCCCTGGAGGACTTCCTGGCGGTCCACGCCAAGGAGGAGCAGGACATGGAGCTGCCCACGCAGTCGCAGGAGAACCTCTACATGTCGATCCTGGTGCACAGCCAGTCCAACGGCATGGTCTACGATCTGGATGACGACGACCCCAATGTCCAGGCCGCCATCGAGCGTGGCGAGGAACTCTTCCACCGTCCGGTGGGGCAGCGGGCCCACGCCTGCGCCAACTGCCACACCGATCGGGGCGGCGGGGACAAGTGGCTGAGCGGGCGCATGCTGGCCAACATCGAGGCCGACGACACGGCCATGACCAACCACCCCTACTGGCGCACGGCGCAGAGTCGGGTCTGGGACCTGCGCACCCGCTTCCAGTGGTGCATGACCCCCGTCGGAACCAACTACCTCCCCGGGGACGCACCGGAGTACGCCGACCTGGAGACCTACATTGTCTCCGAGCAGCAGGGTGAGGAAATCATCGTGCCACGCTACGCCCACTGA
- a CDS encoding DsrE family protein yields MTARKGERGRLGGVAAGLLALSGALASAAAEDFPEPQLVFHIDMQEPQRVSSTIFNANNAASHYEGQLLDHDVRIVLHGFGLRYVTEDRLADTAYEVDEADVAERDDLLQRLRTLSDTYDVQLEVCASSMDEAGLEQEDLAVDAELIDYGATRLEELQRRGFSYIKIQ; encoded by the coding sequence ATGACAGCACGGAAGGGGGAGCGAGGCCGGCTTGGTGGTGTGGCCGCTGGCCTGCTGGCACTCAGTGGCGCGCTGGCCAGCGCAGCGGCGGAGGATTTCCCGGAGCCTCAACTGGTGTTCCACATCGATATGCAGGAGCCGCAGCGCGTCAGCTCCACCATCTTCAACGCCAATAACGCTGCGAGCCACTACGAAGGGCAGTTGCTCGATCACGATGTGCGGATCGTCCTGCACGGGTTCGGTCTGCGGTATGTGACCGAGGACCGGCTGGCGGACACCGCCTACGAGGTGGATGAGGCCGACGTGGCCGAGCGTGACGATCTACTCCAGCGGCTGCGCACGCTCTCCGATACCTACGACGTGCAGCTGGAGGTCTGTGCCAGCTCCATGGACGAGGCGGGGCTGGAGCAGGAGGATCTGGCGGTGGATGCGGAGCTGATCGACTACGGGGCCACCCGCCTCGAAGAGCTCCAGCGCCGCGGCTTCTCGTATATCAAGATCCAGTAG
- a CDS encoding c-type cytochrome, with translation MQQSSRRALLSGATLFGLLFGGGAATAGDGGISEGEMIANSCLACHGPGGQGAESMPPLAGWDEEALVEVMRDFREGRGDPTVMDRHATGYTDEQLRAVAAYLAAMDQ, from the coding sequence ATGCAGCAATCGTCGCGCAGGGCACTGCTCAGCGGTGCCACCCTATTCGGTCTGCTATTCGGCGGGGGGGCGGCCACGGCCGGCGATGGCGGGATCTCCGAGGGGGAGATGATCGCCAACAGTTGCCTGGCCTGCCACGGCCCCGGCGGCCAGGGGGCGGAGAGCATGCCGCCGCTGGCCGGCTGGGATGAAGAGGCCCTGGTGGAGGTGATGAGAGACTTTCGCGAAGGCCGGGGGGATCCCACGGTGATGGATCGGCACGCCACCGGCTACACCGATGAGCAGCTGCGCGCGGTCGCGGCCTACCTCGCAGCAATGGATCAATAG
- the soxB gene encoding thiosulfohydrolase SoxB, with product MRLSRRDFLELMLAAGAAGALARPGKSLAGSNGSNDWRAIPEDFYDVPRQGNVHLLHFCDLHGQLKPVYFREPNINLGLHDFKGKPPLLVGEELLRHYQLDRFSPAAHAFTHLDFRAAAEYYGRVGGAAHLATAVQRARDERPGALLLDSGDTWHGSGPALWSEGRAMVEFQKKLGVDACTGHWEFIYGDERVQELVADLDGAGVHFLAQNVLDRDWLDPIFDAYSMHEENGVPVAVVGQAFPFTPIANPGYLFPQWEMGHRLDRLQEQVDRARDDGAQVVVLLSHAGMLTDMAYARQLRGVDVILGGHTHDPVPYPEQVEDADGESTLVVNSGSNGKHLSVLDLDVRDGRIRDFHYRNLPIFSNALEPDPDMQSLVDEAYAPYEDKLSEVVGEVDGVLYRRGNFNGTFDEVLAQALIEGRDAEVAFTPGFRWGPSVLPGKVTFEDCMNQTCSTYSETTRNEMTGEAIKHVLEDVANSIFNEDPMLHRGGDMVRSAGLRYAIDPSRGMGERITDLEINGEPMDPKRKYVVASWADVNEPQDGPQAWDVLADYFRNHNALRVEEPYVPKLKGVSDDNPGMAL from the coding sequence ATGCGCTTATCCCGGCGCGACTTCCTGGAGCTGATGCTGGCCGCCGGTGCGGCCGGCGCGCTGGCCCGCCCCGGCAAGAGCCTGGCCGGCAGCAACGGCTCGAACGACTGGCGAGCCATCCCGGAGGACTTCTACGACGTGCCGCGACAGGGCAACGTGCACCTCCTGCACTTCTGCGACCTGCACGGGCAGCTCAAGCCCGTCTACTTCCGCGAGCCCAACATCAACCTGGGCCTCCACGACTTCAAGGGCAAGCCGCCACTGCTCGTGGGCGAAGAGCTGCTGCGCCACTACCAGCTCGACCGCTTTAGCCCCGCGGCGCACGCCTTCACCCACCTCGACTTCCGCGCGGCAGCCGAATACTACGGGCGTGTCGGTGGTGCCGCCCACCTGGCCACGGCGGTCCAACGGGCCCGCGATGAACGCCCCGGCGCACTGCTGCTCGACTCCGGGGACACCTGGCACGGGTCCGGCCCGGCCCTGTGGAGCGAGGGCCGGGCCATGGTCGAGTTCCAGAAGAAACTCGGCGTCGACGCCTGCACCGGGCACTGGGAGTTCATCTACGGCGACGAACGCGTCCAGGAGCTGGTCGCCGATCTCGACGGCGCCGGGGTCCACTTCCTGGCGCAGAACGTGCTCGACCGCGACTGGCTCGACCCGATCTTCGACGCCTACAGCATGCACGAGGAGAACGGCGTCCCGGTGGCGGTAGTCGGCCAGGCGTTCCCCTTCACCCCCATCGCCAACCCCGGGTATCTGTTCCCGCAGTGGGAGATGGGTCACCGACTCGACCGCCTTCAGGAGCAGGTGGACCGGGCGCGCGACGACGGCGCCCAGGTGGTGGTCCTGCTCTCCCACGCCGGCATGCTCACCGACATGGCCTACGCCCGGCAACTGCGCGGCGTCGACGTCATCCTCGGCGGCCATACCCACGACCCGGTCCCCTACCCGGAGCAGGTGGAGGATGCGGACGGCGAGTCGACCCTGGTCGTCAACAGCGGCTCCAACGGCAAGCACCTCTCGGTGCTGGATCTCGATGTCCGTGACGGGCGCATCCGCGACTTCCACTACCGCAACCTGCCGATCTTCTCCAACGCCCTCGAACCCGACCCGGACATGCAGTCCCTGGTCGACGAGGCCTACGCCCCTTACGAGGACAAGCTCTCTGAGGTGGTCGGCGAGGTCGACGGGGTGCTCTACCGCCGCGGCAACTTCAACGGCACCTTCGATGAAGTGCTCGCCCAGGCCCTGATCGAGGGCCGGGACGCCGAGGTGGCCTTCACCCCGGGATTCCGCTGGGGCCCGAGTGTTCTGCCGGGCAAGGTCACCTTCGAGGACTGCATGAACCAGACCTGCAGCACCTATTCGGAGACCACCCGCAACGAGATGACCGGCGAGGCCATCAAGCACGTCCTCGAGGACGTCGCCAACTCCATCTTCAACGAGGACCCGATGCTCCACCGCGGCGGCGACATGGTGCGCAGCGCCGGGCTGCGCTACGCCATCGACCCCTCCCGGGGCATGGGGGAGCGCATCACCGACCTGGAGATCAACGGCGAGCCCATGGATCCCAAACGCAAGTACGTCGTGGCCAGCTGGGCGGATGTCAACGAGCCCCAGGACGGCCCGCAGGCGTGGGACGTGCTCGCCGACTACTTCCGCAATCACAACGCGCTCCGTGTCGAGGAGCCCTATGTGCCGAAGCTCAAGGGGGTCAGCGATGACAATCCGGGCATGGCGCTCTAG
- a CDS encoding MBL fold metallo-hydrolase: protein MTIRAWRSSALGTTGATACALAFTPALAADELFIPEAEPVADGVYAIIGPTDARTYENHGMNANYGIVETDEGVLLIDSGPTAFSAELIEEAVAEVTDTPIRWVLNIGVQDHRWLGNDYFQREHDAEVIAFEETARQQEAFASDHLEGRLKEAVGDRLEGTEPAYADRELEGEESTLELGGVTFELQRTDAHFPGDAMAHLPEADVVFTGDLVYVDRMLGVHPWSSVENGYEAYQELADLGPETVVPGHGQVSDMERVERDTGAYYEFLVHEVGAAAEDLEPLDEVVERHREESAFQHLEHFDGWHTTNINRAYLEFEW, encoded by the coding sequence ATGACAATCCGGGCATGGCGCTCTAGCGCGCTGGGTACTACCGGAGCAACCGCCTGCGCCCTGGCCTTCACGCCGGCGCTGGCAGCCGATGAGCTGTTCATCCCCGAGGCCGAGCCGGTGGCCGACGGAGTTTACGCCATCATCGGACCGACGGACGCACGCACCTACGAGAACCACGGCATGAATGCCAACTACGGCATCGTCGAGACCGATGAGGGCGTGCTCCTCATCGACTCCGGGCCGACCGCCTTCAGCGCCGAGCTGATCGAGGAGGCGGTGGCCGAGGTGACCGACACACCGATCCGCTGGGTGTTGAACATCGGCGTCCAGGACCACCGCTGGCTGGGCAACGACTACTTCCAGCGCGAGCACGACGCCGAGGTCATCGCCTTCGAGGAGACGGCACGCCAGCAGGAGGCGTTCGCCTCGGACCACCTGGAGGGCCGGCTGAAGGAGGCCGTCGGGGACCGTCTGGAGGGGACCGAGCCGGCCTATGCCGACCGCGAGCTCGAGGGCGAAGAGTCGACGCTGGAGCTCGGCGGCGTCACCTTCGAGCTGCAGCGCACCGATGCCCACTTCCCCGGCGACGCCATGGCCCACCTGCCCGAGGCCGACGTGGTGTTTACCGGCGACCTGGTCTATGTCGACCGCATGCTCGGCGTCCACCCGTGGTCGAGCGTTGAGAACGGCTACGAGGCCTACCAGGAACTGGCGGACCTCGGCCCCGAGACGGTGGTGCCGGGCCACGGACAGGTCAGCGACATGGAACGGGTCGAACGGGACACCGGCGCCTACTACGAGTTCCTCGTCCATGAGGTGGGTGCCGCCGCCGAGGATCTCGAGCCCCTGGACGAGGTAGTGGAACGACACCGCGAGGAGTCGGCCTTCCAGCACCTGGAGCATTTCGACGGCTGGCACACCACCAACATCAACCGCGCCTACCTGGAGTTCGAGTGGTAG